Proteins encoded within one genomic window of Bemisia tabaci chromosome 2, PGI_BMITA_v3:
- the LOC109041816 gene encoding uncharacterized protein, translated as MVVQYLQYSPPSESSDGIKTGSYPDNEESKSSIVYSENIIDSTVKDVKLSPKQEQEMVKCRWLGCGGWFTSLDQLGAHVTRVHAGAGEGGLFYCGWEGCSRAERGFNARYKMLVHVRTHTNEKPHQCYQCDKSFSRAENLKIHARSHTGERPYICPVPGCGKAYSNSSDRFKHTRTHSVDKPYMCKVAGCPKRYTDPSSLRKHVKTYRHFPNQQANQSETEPTVTEKLDSVIKTAITPLNQRLSSMEIEPRAETSMKSVRLEAPTSPKHGAHPEPNLMSTWPRCYQSWFPINDVASAHPWSITPQWNQAHVHYETARHNQAFDLSMRSKLEEQDKPLDLTVK; from the exons AGCTCTGATGGAATCAAAACCGGCTCCTATCCGGATAATGAAGAATCCAAATCAAGCATTGTTTATTCAGAAAACATCATCGACAGCACAGTCAAAGATGTCAAACTGTCCCCGAAGCAGGAACAAGAGATGGTCAAATGCAG GTGGCTGGGCTGTGGAGGGTGGTTCACAAGCCTGGATCAGTTGGGCGCTCACGTGACCAGAGTTCATGCGGGTGCCGGTGAAGGCGGACTCTTCTACTGCGGCTGGGAGGGATGCTCCAGGGCTGAGAGAGGCTTTAACGCCAG GTACAAAATGCTAGTCCACGTGCGAACGCATACCAACGAAAAACCTCATCAGTGTTATCAATGTGATAAAAGTTTCAGTAGAGCAGAAAATCTCAAGATCCACGCGAGATCTCACACAG GTGAGAGGCCGTACATTTGCCCGGTGCCGGGCTGCGGCAAGGCTTACTCCAATTCAAGCGATCGTTTCAAGCACACGCGCACACATTCGGTGGATAAACCGTACATGTGCAAGGTGGCCGGCTGTCCAAAACGCTACACGGATCCAAGCTCGCTCCGGAAACATGTCAAAACTTACAGGCATTTTCCCAACCAACAGGCTAACCAATCCG AGACTGAACCTACCGTCACGGAGAAACTAGACTCGGTAATCAAGACTGCCATCACTCCGCTGAACCAAAGGCTTTCCTCCATGGAGATCGAGCCCCGGGCGGAGACCTCCATGAAGAGCGTTCGCCTGGAGGCGCCCACCTCACCAAAGCACGGAGCCCACCCCGAGCCGAACCTCATGTCGACCTGGCCCCGATGTTACCAGTCCTGGTTCCCGATCAACGACGTGGCCAGCGCCCATCCGTGGAGCATAACGCCTCAGTGGAATCAGGCCCACGTCCACTACGAAACGGCCAGGCATAACCAAGCCTTTGATCTCAGTATGCGGAGCAAGCTAGAGGAGCAGGATAAACCCTTAGATCTCACCGTCAAATGA